The following proteins come from a genomic window of Candidatus Zixiibacteriota bacterium:
- a CDS encoding PEP-CTERM sorting domain-containing protein: MTLYQRKYSQPLKWVVALIVFMLVMGITFTDVYGKDKEPGKKPGQGDHGRDRPGHGNGGGNHGNPGDSLPPDDNIPTPTPVPEPGTLILLAGGLGGLYAARRLRKKR, translated from the coding sequence ATGACACTGTACCAACGAAAGTATAGTCAGCCCCTCAAGTGGGTGGTGGCCCTAATCGTGTTTATGCTCGTCATGGGGATCACTTTTACCGACGTCTACGGCAAAGACAAAGAGCCGGGAAAGAAACCGGGCCAGGGAGATCATGGTCGCGACCGGCCGGGCCATGGCAACGGCGGCGGTAACCATGGTAATCCGGGTGACAGCCTACCGCCTGACGACAACATCCCCACGCCCACGCCGGTGCCGGAACCGGGCACGCTCATCCTGCTGGCCGGCGGCCTGGGCGGGCTGTACGCGGCCCGACGCTTGCGCAAAAAAAGATAA
- a CDS encoding DNRLRE domain-containing protein: RQHKEPQGEVMRGRYYSSAVGTMICWVMLVAAGSVLGDSLVVQGQNAAGIYDTKIYMNYNDINFGGSQTLTILNSTNLHRRVLFKFTNIDTVGAAKIIDSVAIDLYCTSQAGATVGMFELWKDWYEGSGDNAVEAGAVDDNHWYHPDSAWTREAADSANDSGAQNRGNGTGVDRKATAMASVTVSAASTWYRFRVSPVLAQDWYSGAKQPYGVIFMETGNNGTTVFASSEYATATNRPKVTIYYHAASAQTVARRRAALLHTSS; the protein is encoded by the coding sequence CGGCAACACAAAGAACCGCAGGGCGAAGTCATGAGGGGGCGTTATTACAGTTCTGCTGTCGGTACCATGATCTGTTGGGTCATGCTTGTTGCCGCGGGGTCGGTGCTCGGCGACAGCCTTGTCGTGCAGGGGCAGAACGCCGCCGGAATCTACGACACCAAGATTTACATGAACTACAATGATATCAACTTCGGCGGCTCGCAGACGCTGACGATTCTCAACTCGACCAACCTGCATAGGCGAGTGTTGTTCAAGTTCACGAATATCGATACGGTCGGGGCGGCCAAGATTATCGACTCTGTGGCGATTGACCTATACTGTACTTCACAGGCGGGCGCTACAGTGGGCATGTTCGAGCTTTGGAAGGACTGGTACGAGGGGTCCGGCGATAACGCGGTCGAGGCCGGCGCGGTCGATGACAACCACTGGTATCATCCCGATTCAGCCTGGACCAGGGAAGCGGCCGACTCGGCCAATGACAGCGGCGCTCAGAATCGGGGCAACGGCACCGGCGTGGATCGCAAAGCTACCGCCATGGCCAGTGTCACAGTCTCGGCAGCGTCAACCTGGTACCGGTTTCGGGTCAGCCCAGTCCTGGCCCAGGATTGGTACAGCGGGGCCAAGCAGCCGTACGGCGTGATCTTCATGGAGACCGGCAACAACGGTACCACCGTGTTTGCCTCGTCGGAATACGCCACCGCGACAAACCGCCCCAAAGTGACCATTTACTATCATGCGGCGTCTGCGCAGACCGTGGCGCGTCGGCGGGCCGCGTTGCTCCACACCAGTTCCTGA